The nucleotide sequence CGTGTCCACGGAATACTCGTAGGTGACGGCGTAGTGCATCACTATGGGCAGGCCGTACACGTAGCCCTGCGCGGCAATGTTTTCTACGGTTGCGGCATCGGGAAACGGTTTCGCCTGTGGGGCGTCAGCCGCCATGGCTGGCGACTGGAGCGCCAGAGCCAGAAAAAACGCCGCCCAGAATCGCGCCGCAAACGCAGCAGAAAAAAATTTGTTCATACAGCCTCACCAACTGTTAAAAGCTCGCGGGCAAAGAGTTGCCTCAGGCTTTTGGCTTGCCCCACTTGCGCGGTAAAAGCAACCTCCGCACTGTTTGTGCGCCCCGGCATGGACAAGGTGCTCGCCACTGGCTATCCTTTGTGGGCCGGGTTTGCCCCTGGCCGGAAATTGTGTGAAACGGCAACCGCTTGCGGCGATTGCCTGTAGGGAGGAATATGACTGTCCCCCGTAAGATGGTAGGCGTTGGCGCGGTGTTGGCCGTGCTGCTGGCGGTTGTGTTGCTGTGGCAGTGGTGGCTTCGCCATGACGGCGACAGTCTGGTGCTGTACGGCAATGTGGATATCCGGCAGGTGGACCTGGGCTTTCGCGTCAACGGGCGCATTGCAAAGGTGCTGGTGGACGAGGGCGACGCTGTTGCCCCCGGTCAGCCCCTTGCCCTGCTGGATAACGACCTGCTGACGCAGCAGCGCGATCAGGCCGCGGCGGAACTCGAAAAACAGCAGGCCTCGCTGCTGCGGCTAGAACGCGGCTACAGGGTGGAAGAAATCGCCCAGGCCCGGGCGGCCGTGAGCGGGTCAGCCGCGCTGGCCGAAAACGCGCAGATCAATTTTAACCGCGTGTCCGCCATGCGGGTCTCCAACGCCATTTCGCAAAAAGATCTGGACAACGCCCGCGCCCAGTACCGCGAGGCCCGCGCCAAGCTGCGGTCCAATCAGGATCAGCTCGACATGTTGCTTGCCGGTTACCGCGAGGAAGAAGTGCTGGCGCAAAAAGCGGCTGTGGCCGCTGCCGCCGCCGCGCTCAACCATGCTGAGATACAGCTGCAGGACGCAACCCTTGTGGCCCCGCAAAAAGGCATAGTGCTTACCCGCGCCCGCGAGGCCGGGGCCATCGTGCAGGCCGGGCAGGCCGTGTACACGCTTACGCTTACCGATCCCCTGTGGCTGCGGGCCTATGTGGACGAACCCAATCTGGGGCGCGTCAAACCCGGCATGCCGGTCAATGTTCTGGTGGACGCAGCGCCGGGCAAAAAATTTCCCGGCACGGTGGGCTTTATCTCGCCTACGGCGGAATTTACCCCCAAGACGGTTGAAACGCGCGAAGTGCGCACGGCTCTGGTCTACCGTCTGCGCGTGCAGGCCGAGGACCCGGAAAACGTCATGCGGCAGGGCATGCCGGTAACCATCATCCTGCAGGATGCTCCCTAGCCATGACCGCTGTCGCCGCCGACGGGCAGGCCGTCCGCCTTGAAGGGCTGGTCATGCGCTTTGGCAAGGGGCGCGAAGCTGTGACGGCTCTGGACGGTGTAAGCGCACGCATCCCCGCCGGGCGCATTACAGGCCTGGTGGGGCCTGACGCTGCGGGCAAAACCACGCTTATGCGCATCATGGCCGGGCTCATGCCGCCCAGCGAGGGGCGGGCCGAGCTTTTTGGGCAAAGCCCGGAGGAGCTCATGCGCAGCCAGCCCAACAGCATCGGCTACATGCCGCAGCGCTTTGGCCTGTACGAGGATATTTCCGTCATGGCCAACATGCGCCTGCACGCCAGCCTGCGCGGGCTTGAAGGGGCGGAGCGCGACCGTGTTTTTGAAAAGCTGCTGGGGTTCACCAGCCTTGCTCCTTTTACCGACCGGCTTGCGGGCAGGCTTTCGGGCGGCATGAAGCAGAAACTGGGCATTGCCTGCGCCCTGCTGGGGTCGCCGCGTCTGCTGCTGCTTGACGAACCGGGCGTGGGCGTTGACCCGCAATCGCGCCGCGAGCTGTGGCGCATGGTGCAGGACCTGAGTCAGGATGGCATGACCGTGGTGTGGTCCACAGCCTATCTGGACGAGGCCGAGCGCTGCCCCGGCGTGATCATGCTGGATAATGGCCGCGTGCTGTTTGCCGGGCCGCCGCAGGAGCTTACCGCCAGAGCCGAGGGACGGGTTTTTTTGCTGCGCGCCGACGCGAGCCGCCGTAAAAAGGAGCTGGCCCTCTGGACCATGCGCCACGGCATTGAAGACGCGCTTATCCAGGGCAGCCGCATCCGCCTGGTGCTGGCTGCGGACGCCCCTGAGGATATGCGCCGCGAGGTGCTGGACAAGGGCGGCGAGCCGGTCGCCCCCCGGCTGGAAGACGCCTACATGAGCGCCGTGGGCGGCATAAACCAGAGCCCTTCGCCCTACGGCAAACTGCATGTGGCGCACAACGGCGGCATTGACCCGATTGTCGCCGACGCAGGTAGCGGCCCTGCGCCTGTTGTTGAGGCCCCTGTTGTCGCCTCGTCCCCTGCCGCCGCGTCCGGGACGGCCCCGGCAGCGGATATGGCCGCCATGCCCGCTGCGGATTCTGCTGTGTGTTCCATTGCGGCTCGCAACCTTACCAAGCGGTTTGGCGCTTTTGTGGCTGCGCGGGACATTTCCTTTGATGTGCACCCCGGCGAAATTTTTGGTCTGCTTGGGCCCAACGGCGCGGGCAAGTCCACGACCTTTCGCATGCTCTGCGGGCTGTCGCGGCCCACGTCGGGCAGTTGCGCCGTGGACGGGGTGGACCTGCTGCGGGCGGGCAGCGAGGCCCGGTCGCGTTTGGGGTACATGGCACAGAAGTTTTCGCTGTACCCTGATATACCTGTGCGTGAAAACATCACCATTTTTGCCGAGCTGTACGGCCTGTCCAGCGAGAGGCGCAAGCTGCTGCTGCCCGAGCTGGCCGAGGCGCTGGAGCTGCAACCGTACCTGCGCAGCCGCACTGGGTCGCTGCCCCTGGGGCAAAAACAGCGGCTGGCTCTTTTGTGCGCCACGCTGCACGAGCCGCCCGTGCTGTTTCTTGACGAGCCTACATCGGGGGTTGACGCGCGCACCCGCAGGGACTTCTGGAAGCATATTTCGGCCATGACCACGGCGGGGGCTGCGGTGCTGGTGACGACGCACTTTATGGAAGAGGCGGAATACTGCGACCGCATCGCCCTGATTTATCGGGGAGCCATGATCAGCATGGGGACGCCCGACGAGCTCAAGGCCTCGTGCACCGGGGTGGAAGACCCCACGCTGGAAGAAGCCTTTATCGCCAGCATTGAAAAATACGACAGGGAGCACCCGCAGTAGCCGCGCTGGCTGATGGCCCGCGCCCCCCTATTGCTCGCAACAGGCGGCCAATGACTATGCAACGCAATATCTGGTTACGACAGCTGTTTGCCCTGGTGGGCAAAGAATTTCAGCAGATTGTGCGCGATCCTTCGTC is from Desulfovibrio desulfuricans and encodes:
- the hlyD gene encoding secretion protein HlyD, whose product is MTVPRKMVGVGAVLAVLLAVVLLWQWWLRHDGDSLVLYGNVDIRQVDLGFRVNGRIAKVLVDEGDAVAPGQPLALLDNDLLTQQRDQAAAELEKQQASLLRLERGYRVEEIAQARAAVSGSAALAENAQINFNRVSAMRVSNAISQKDLDNARAQYREARAKLRSNQDQLDMLLAGYREEEVLAQKAAVAAAAAALNHAEIQLQDATLVAPQKGIVLTRAREAGAIVQAGQAVYTLTLTDPLWLRAYVDEPNLGRVKPGMPVNVLVDAAPGKKFPGTVGFISPTAEFTPKTVETREVRTALVYRLRVQAEDPENVMRQGMPVTIILQDAP
- a CDS encoding ATP-binding cassette domain-containing protein, with translation MTAVAADGQAVRLEGLVMRFGKGREAVTALDGVSARIPAGRITGLVGPDAAGKTTLMRIMAGLMPPSEGRAELFGQSPEELMRSQPNSIGYMPQRFGLYEDISVMANMRLHASLRGLEGAERDRVFEKLLGFTSLAPFTDRLAGRLSGGMKQKLGIACALLGSPRLLLLDEPGVGVDPQSRRELWRMVQDLSQDGMTVVWSTAYLDEAERCPGVIMLDNGRVLFAGPPQELTARAEGRVFLLRADASRRKKELALWTMRHGIEDALIQGSRIRLVLAADAPEDMRREVLDKGGEPVAPRLEDAYMSAVGGINQSPSPYGKLHVAHNGGIDPIVADAGSGPAPVVEAPVVASSPAAASGTAPAADMAAMPAADSAVCSIAARNLTKRFGAFVAARDISFDVHPGEIFGLLGPNGAGKSTTFRMLCGLSRPTSGSCAVDGVDLLRAGSEARSRLGYMAQKFSLYPDIPVRENITIFAELYGLSSERRKLLLPELAEALELQPYLRSRTGSLPLGQKQRLALLCATLHEPPVLFLDEPTSGVDARTRRDFWKHISAMTTAGAAVLVTTHFMEEAEYCDRIALIYRGAMISMGTPDELKASCTGVEDPTLEEAFIASIEKYDREHPQ